The following proteins come from a genomic window of Musa acuminata AAA Group cultivar baxijiao chromosome BXJ1-7, Cavendish_Baxijiao_AAA, whole genome shotgun sequence:
- the LOC135679221 gene encoding sucrose synthase 1-like, producing the protein MGNLSFESSFLSWIDVRHFGSCSLVSSKGLDKVQRQAMAGRTLTRVLSVKERLSGTLSASPNELLAVFSRYVNQGKGMLQRHQLLAEFEAAFSEDEKEKLKGGVFEDVLRAAQEAIVVPPLVALAIRPRPGVWEYVQVNVNELVVGELSASEYLQFKEKLANGESESNFALELDFEPFNASFPRPSLSKSIGNGVQFLNRHLSSKLFVDKESMYPLLEFLRTHSYKGTVMMLNDKLQSPRALQSALRKAEQYLLSIPADTPYSEFNNRFQELGFEKGWGDTVQRVLETMHLLLDLLEAPDPCTLEKFLGTIPMVFNVVILSPHGYFAQANVLGYPDTGGQVVYILDQVRALENEMLLRIKQQGLDITPRILIVTRLLPDAVGTTCGERLEQVDGTQHTSILRVPFRNEKGILRKWISRFDVWPYLETYTEDVAKELAEELQATPDLIIGNYSDGNLVASLLAHKLGVTQCTIAHALEKTKYPNSDIYWKKFDDQYHFSCQFTADLFAMNHTDFIITSTFQEIAGSKDTVGQYESHTAFTLPGLYRVVHGINVFDPKFNIVSPGADMSVYFPHVEVDKRLTHFHPEIEELLFSSVENDEHKFVLNDRNKPIIFSMARLDRVKNLTGLVELYGRNARLRELANLVVVAGDHGKESKDIEELAERKKMFGLIEEYNLNGQIRWISAQMDRVRNGELYRYIADTKGAFVQPALYEAFGLTVVEAMTCGLPTFATAYGGPAEIIVHGVSGFHIDPYQKDKAAEILVGFFEKCKEDPTHWDKISQGGLQRIYEKYTWKLYSERLMTLAGVYGFWKHVSNLERRETRRYLEMFYALKYRKLAASVPLAVDAESTVDGQNV; encoded by the exons ATGGGAAATCTTTCCTTCGAATCTTCCTTCCTTTCTTGGATCGATGTTCGCCACTTTG GTTCTTGCAGCTTGGTGAGTTCTAAAGGCTTAGATAAGGTGCAGAGACAAGCCATGGCTGGGCGCACTCTGACTCGTGTTCTTAGTGTTAAGGAGCGTCTCAGTGGTACCCTCTCCGCCAGTCCTAATGAATTGCTTGCTGTTTTCTCAAG gtatgttaaccagggaaagGGGATGCTGCAACGGCATCAGTTGCTTGCCGAGTTTGAAGCAGCATTCTCTGAAGATGAGAAGGAAAAACTGAAAGGTGGAGTCTTTGAAGATGTTCTGAGAGCTGCACAG GAAGCTATAGTTGTACCTCCACTCGTCGCTCTTGCGATTCGACCAAGGCCTGGTGTCTGGGAATATGTCCAAGTGAATGTGAACGAGCTTGTTGTGGGGGAGTTAAGTGCATCTGAGTACCTGCAATTCAAGGAAAAACTAGCGAATGGAGA atCCGAAAGTAACTTTGCGCTGGAATTGGATTTTGAGCCCTTCAATGCCTCTTTTCCGCGTCCTTCACTGTCAAAATCCATTGGCAACGGAGTGCAGTTTCTGAACCGTCACCTCTCTTCGAAGTTGTTTGTTGACAAAGAAAGCATGTATCCATTGCTTGAATTTCTACGGACACACAGTTATAAGGGAACG GTGATGATGCTCAATGACAAACTACAAAGTCCTCGTGCCCTCCAATCTGCACTGAGGAAGGCAGAGCAATATCTACTGAGCATTCCTGCTGATACTCCATACTCAGAGTTCAACAATAG gTTTCAAGAGCTTGGATTTGAGAAGGGCTGGGGTGACACAGTTCAGCGTGTACTCGAAACAATGcatctcctccttgatcttcttgAGGCGCCTGATCCCTGCACCCTGGAGAAGTTCCTCGGAACAATTCCAATGGTCTTCAATGTTGTCATCCTCTCCCCACATGGATACTTTGCCCAAGCTAATGTTTTGGGGTACCCTGATACTGGCGGCCAG GTTGTCTATATTCTTGATCAAGTTCGCGCATTGGAGAATGAGATGCTTCTTAGGATAAAGCAGCAAGGGCTTGATATCACCCCTCGCATTCTCATT GTTACTAGATTGCTTCCTGATGCAGTTGGGACTACCTGCGGCGAGCGCCTGGAACAGGTTGATGGGACACAGCACACGAGCATTCTTCGGGTTCCTTTTCGAAACGAAAAGGGGATCCTTCGGAAATGGATCTCGCGTTTTGATGTATGGCCTTATCTAGAGACTTACACTGAG GATGTCGCAAAAGAACTTGCTGAGGAGCTGCAGGCAACTCCGGATTTGATCATTGGAAACTATAGTGATGGAAATCTAGTAGCATCTTTGCTTGCACATAAACTGGGTGTCACTCAG TGCACCATCGCCCATGCCTTGGAGAAGACGAAGTATCCAAACTCCGATATCTACTGGAAAAAGTTCGATGATCAATACCACTTCTCTTGCCAATTCACAGCTGATTTGTTCGCCATGAATCATACTGATTTCATCATCACTAGTACCTTCCAAGAGATTGCTGGAAG CAAGGACACGGTGGGACAGTACGAGTCTCACACTGCATTCACACTTCCTGGACTCTACCGCGTGGTACATGGAATCAATGTATTTGATCCCAAGTTCAACATTGTTTCACCTGGAGCCGATATGTCAGTCTACTTCCCTCACGTTGAGGTGGACAAAAGACTCACCCACTTCCATCCTGAAATCGAGGAGCTACTTTTCAGCTCTGTTGAGAATGATGAGCACAA GTTTGTGCTGAATGACCGAAACAAACCCATCATTTTCTCGATGGCAAGGCTGGACCGTGTTAAGAACCTGACGGGTCTCGTAGAGCTATATGGCAGGAATGCGAGGTTGAGGGAACTAGCAAACCTTGTTGTGGTGGCAGGCGACCATGGCAAAGAATCGAAGGATATCGAGGAACTAGCAGAGAGGAAGAAGATGTTCGGTCTCATCGAGGAGTACAACTTGAATGGCCAGATCAGGTGGATCTCTGCGCAGATGGACAGAGTCCGCAACGGGGAGCTCTACCGATACATTGCTGACACTAAAGGAGCTTTTGTGCAG CCTGCTTTGTACGAAGCTTTCGGGCTCACGGTGGTGGAAGCCATGACCTGTGGCTTGCCCACATTTGCGACTGCTTATGGAGGTCCTGCAGAGATCATTGTTCACGGGGTTTCTGGCTTCCACATCGATCCTTATCAGAAGGACAAAGCCGCCGAAATCCTGGTTGGCTTCTTCGAGAAGTGCAAGGAGGATCCCACCCACTGGGATAAGATCTCGCAGGGAGGACTGCAGAGGATCTACGAGAA GTACACTTGGAAGCTGTACTCCGAGAGGCTGATGACATTGGCTGGTGTGTATGGATTCTGGAAGCATGTCTCCAACCTCGAGAGACGCGAGACTCGTCGTTACCTCGAGATGTTTTATGCTCTCAAATATCGTAAATTG GCTGCTTCTGTTCCTCTGGCTGTCGATGCGGAGAGCACTGTCGATGGACAGAATGTTtga